The Hoplias malabaricus isolate fHopMal1 chromosome 9, fHopMal1.hap1, whole genome shotgun sequence genome contains a region encoding:
- the LOC136706604 gene encoding dynein light chain Tctex-type 5-A, whose amino-acid sequence MTTRPLRLSQEALTQFQHSLDTENEGSVPPRRRLGSVSTRRSSRDQTQEHLHSRALVRRGSVVEHRSSTVQRLWRQGSRISFSGLQLQQPVREEELRLENTYRTGPEPGERFSSVKTQQVLQSVLDGFLSGVSYSPENAGAMSRTLAELLRARLKTVSPARYKLVCLALVGQPGQGQSLRVTSRALICPHTDDHATAVFQNQSLFAVAVAYGVYWE is encoded by the exons ATGACGACCCGACCCCTTCGTCTCTCCCAGGAGGCGCTAACACAGTTCCAACATTCCCTGGACACGGAGAACGAAGGCAGTGTTCCTCCAAGGCGGCGCCTGGGCTCTGTATCTACTCGCCGCAGCTCCAGAGACCAGACGCAAGAACATCTGCACTCCAGAG CTCTGGTCCGGAGGGGAAGCGTAGTGGAACACCGTTCCTCCACAGTGCAGCGTCTCTGGCGGCAGGGAAGCAGGATCAGTTTCTCCGGGCTCCAGCTCCAGCAGCCGGTCCGGGAGGAGGAGCTCCGGCTGGAGAACACGTACAGAACCGGGCCGGAGCCGGGCGAACGTTTCAGCTCTGTGAAAACTCAGCAGGTCCTGCAGAGCGTCCTGGACGGGTTCCTGAGCGGAGTGTCCTACAGCCCAGAGAACGCTGGGGCGATGAGCCGGACCCTGGCCGAGCTGCTCCGGGCCAGGCTGAAGACCGTCAGCCCAGCCAGGTACAAACTGGTCTGCCTGGCGCTGGTGGGTCAGCCGGGGCAGGGGCAGAGTCTGAGGGTGACCAGTCGAGCACTGATCTGCCCACACACAGACGACCACGCCACAGCCGTCTTCCAGAACCAGTCGCTCTTCGCCGTGGCCGTGGCGTACGGGGTCTACTGGGAGTAA